The following proteins are co-located in the Sporolactobacillus pectinivorans genome:
- a CDS encoding alpha-galactosidase: MQFHLQTKDSSYVMQVLRGYLLHLYWGKKIGTYRGSSPVVLAPRSFAPYADPAQPGFTLSTLPLEYPAYGNGDYRHPAYQVQLKDGSTVTDLRYAGHNIYHGKKKLAGLPATYVENNQEAQSLDILLQDRISGLSVVLTYSVFRDFDAITRSVRFENDGAASFRLQRALSASLDFRDDGLDSLTFYGSHNNERNINRHPLSEEMLVIDSARGASSPQHDPFFALLRQNTDEDHGEAFGCSLVYSGNFAIQIEVDQYRTVRASIGINPFDFSWRMKSGESFQAPEVVLVYSDHGLGGLSLTYHRLYRSRLARGKYRDRLRPILINNWEATYFKLNEKKLLAIAKEAQKAGIELFVLDDGWFGHRDNDRSSLGDWIVNRQKLPHGLGWLSTRIHEMGLKFGLWFEPEMVSPDSNLYRAHSDWCLHVPGRPTSLSRFQLVLDLSRADVRDYLVQSVSAVLTDTDINYVKWDMNRHMTEIGSALLPDECQRETAHRYMLGLYEILEKLTAQFPDILFESCSSGGGRFDPGMLYYMPQTWASDNTDAVSRLKIQYGTSIVYPPAAIGAHVSTVPNHQVGRITSLTTRGHVAMSGNFGYELDPTRLNKGDKKMIERQVSFYKEIRPLIQFGDFYRISSPFEGQDASWCFVAPDQSEAAGFFFRILADSSPLLRTLKFKGLDPDTLYENVATGEVFGGDELMNAGVNVPDEKGDFKSYVWRFRRK; the protein is encoded by the coding sequence ATGCAGTTTCATCTGCAAACCAAGGATAGCAGTTATGTGATGCAAGTGTTGCGCGGCTATCTGCTTCATCTTTACTGGGGGAAGAAAATTGGAACATATCGGGGAAGCAGTCCCGTTGTTTTGGCGCCAAGATCTTTCGCGCCTTATGCCGACCCGGCGCAACCCGGGTTTACGCTGAGTACGCTTCCGCTTGAGTACCCGGCCTATGGAAACGGCGACTACCGGCATCCTGCATATCAGGTACAGCTAAAAGACGGATCGACAGTCACGGACCTGCGCTATGCAGGGCACAACATTTATCACGGGAAGAAAAAGCTGGCAGGGCTCCCTGCAACTTATGTTGAGAATAATCAGGAGGCACAGTCACTGGATATTCTTCTTCAGGATCGCATATCCGGGCTTTCCGTCGTGCTGACTTATTCTGTTTTTCGGGATTTTGATGCAATCACTCGTTCCGTCCGATTTGAAAATGATGGTGCGGCATCGTTCCGTTTACAACGCGCCTTGAGCGCCAGCCTCGATTTTCGCGACGATGGCTTGGACAGCCTGACTTTTTATGGATCTCACAATAATGAACGGAACATTAACCGCCATCCCCTGTCCGAGGAAATGCTGGTCATCGACAGTGCGCGCGGTGCCAGCAGTCCGCAGCATGACCCTTTTTTCGCCCTTCTTCGCCAAAACACCGATGAAGATCATGGAGAAGCATTCGGCTGCAGCCTGGTTTACAGCGGAAATTTTGCTATACAGATCGAAGTTGACCAATATCGGACGGTGCGCGCATCGATCGGTATCAACCCGTTCGATTTTTCCTGGCGGATGAAATCCGGTGAATCATTCCAGGCACCTGAGGTCGTGCTTGTTTATTCCGACCATGGGCTTGGCGGCCTGTCACTGACTTACCATAGGCTTTACCGATCGCGGCTTGCCCGCGGGAAATACCGCGATCGGCTTCGACCGATTTTGATCAACAACTGGGAAGCTACTTATTTTAAACTGAATGAGAAAAAATTGCTTGCCATCGCCAAGGAAGCTCAAAAGGCCGGAATTGAACTTTTTGTTCTGGATGATGGTTGGTTCGGCCACCGTGACAACGACCGGAGCTCACTCGGCGACTGGATAGTCAACCGGCAGAAACTGCCACACGGGCTTGGCTGGCTCTCGACGCGCATTCACGAAATGGGACTTAAATTCGGGCTGTGGTTCGAACCGGAAATGGTCTCACCGGACAGCAACCTGTACCGGGCGCATTCCGACTGGTGTTTGCATGTGCCCGGCCGGCCTACATCGCTAAGCCGTTTTCAGCTCGTCCTTGACCTGTCGCGGGCAGATGTACGCGATTATCTTGTACAATCAGTTTCTGCAGTACTCACCGATACCGATATCAACTACGTCAAGTGGGATATGAATCGGCATATGACGGAGATCGGATCCGCTCTTCTTCCTGACGAATGCCAACGGGAAACCGCACATCGTTACATGCTTGGACTATACGAAATTCTTGAAAAGTTGACCGCGCAGTTTCCGGATATTTTATTCGAAAGCTGTTCCAGCGGCGGCGGCCGGTTCGATCCAGGCATGCTTTATTACATGCCGCAGACGTGGGCAAGCGACAACACCGATGCCGTTTCCAGACTTAAGATCCAATATGGCACAAGCATCGTCTACCCACCGGCCGCGATCGGCGCACATGTCTCGACCGTGCCGAATCACCAGGTTGGGCGGATTACGTCACTTACGACACGCGGGCACGTCGCCATGTCCGGCAATTTTGGCTATGAACTGGACCCGACCAGGCTTAATAAAGGGGATAAAAAAATGATCGAAAGACAAGTCTCTTTCTACAAAGAAATTCGTCCGCTGATCCAGTTCGGTGATTTTTATCGGATTAGCAGCCCGTTTGAAGGTCAAGATGCCTCCTGGTGCTTTGTCGCTCCGGATCAGTCGGAAGCGGCCGGTTTTTTCTTCAGAATCTTAGCCGATTCATCGCCCCTGCTCCGGACTCTGAAGTTCAAAGGTCTGGATCCTGACACCCTGTACGAAAATGTCGCGACTGGTGAAGTTTTCGGTGGCGATGAACTGATGAACGCCGGTGTCAATGTCCCCGATGAAAAAGGAGACTTTAAAAGTTACGTCTGGCGATTCAGGAGAAAATGA
- a CDS encoding ABC transporter permease, whose translation MSNLFAMARRIIRQILRDKRTLALLIVAPLLILTLVWYIFGAKTSEPHLAVINYENSDLLPAFKAADYQRMSPLEAHQALSDKTLDAYVDLKNPVKVHLEGSDPSRNGLAMNKIQKSMQKVQQISIAKVQTQLKNVIQNQQSAIQSQQKTMKQMMIAIQRYAPSALATIQQQVPKHGQPTKMQAPEKVSLDVSYLHGNSNLNTFDAFGPAMVGIFVFLFIFMIGGVSFLRERTTGTLDRLMASPIKNYQIIWGYMIGFGLFVIVQSFILTCYLVYVLKIYDIGSLVDVLIIVFILSFSALSLSILLSTAAKNELQMFQFIPLVIVPQVFLSGLFPIDTLPRWVQVIGNLMPIHYSTEALRNIMIRGTGFAGWWLDGLALIAFSLVFIVINIFAIRASRPVAS comes from the coding sequence ATGAGCAATTTATTTGCCATGGCCCGGCGGATCATCCGCCAGATTTTGCGGGACAAACGAACGCTTGCACTACTGATCGTGGCACCACTTCTGATTTTGACACTCGTTTGGTATATTTTTGGAGCCAAAACTTCCGAACCGCACCTCGCAGTCATTAATTATGAGAACTCCGACCTGCTGCCGGCGTTCAAAGCGGCGGACTATCAGCGGATGAGCCCTCTCGAAGCGCATCAGGCGCTGTCCGATAAAACACTTGATGCTTATGTCGATCTGAAAAATCCGGTCAAAGTGCATCTTGAGGGCAGCGATCCGTCCCGCAACGGACTCGCAATGAACAAAATCCAGAAATCAATGCAAAAAGTACAACAAATCAGTATAGCAAAAGTCCAGACTCAGCTAAAAAATGTAATTCAGAACCAGCAGAGTGCTATTCAGTCGCAGCAGAAAACCATGAAACAGATGATGATCGCGATACAGCGCTATGCGCCTTCTGCATTGGCAACCATACAACAGCAGGTGCCTAAACACGGGCAACCCACAAAAATGCAGGCACCGGAAAAAGTGTCACTTGATGTCTCCTATTTGCACGGTAACAGCAACCTGAACACCTTCGATGCATTCGGACCGGCAATGGTCGGTATCTTTGTCTTCTTGTTTATTTTCATGATCGGCGGGGTATCCTTCCTGCGTGAGCGAACAACCGGCACACTCGACCGCCTGATGGCTTCGCCGATAAAAAACTATCAGATCATCTGGGGCTACATGATCGGCTTTGGTCTGTTCGTCATTGTCCAATCGTTCATCCTGACCTGTTATCTCGTCTATGTTCTTAAAATCTATGACATCGGCAGTCTGGTGGATGTGCTGATTATCGTCTTTATTCTTTCCTTCAGCGCGCTCTCGCTCAGCATCCTGCTTTCAACAGCCGCGAAGAACGAGCTGCAGATGTTCCAGTTCATTCCGCTCGTCATTGTCCCGCAAGTGTTCCTGTCCGGGCTGTTCCCGATCGACACGCTGCCGCGCTGGGTACAGGTGATCGGCAACCTGATGCCGATTCATTATTCGACAGAAGCGCTGCGAAACATTATGATCCGCGGCACCGGCTTTGCCGGCTGGTGGCTGGACGGACTGGCTCTGATCGCTTTTTCACTTGTCTTTATTGTGATCAACATCTTCGCTATTCGTGCGTCACGGCCGGTTGCTTCATGA
- a CDS encoding ABC transporter ATP-binding protein encodes MTVTYPIKGEHLYKHFKKQVVLDDVSLTLGEGEIYGLIGPSGAGKTTLVKILLGLEKADGGTVELFEQTPTLNAFRSLGYMAQSDALYNELSAYQNLEFFASIQGLRGRAKKQRILEVAKNVGLDKDLKKGVAQFSGGMKRRLSLATALVHEPRLYLLDEPTVGLDPLIRRDIWTLFHFLRSKGATIIVTTHVMDEVAQCDRVGLLSDGHLIAEGAPKDLTEQYGVETVEDVFLVKESGKR; translated from the coding sequence ATGACCGTGACCTACCCAATCAAAGGGGAACACCTTTACAAACATTTTAAAAAGCAGGTTGTGCTTGACGACGTGTCTCTGACACTGGGTGAAGGGGAAATCTACGGATTAATCGGGCCGTCCGGCGCCGGAAAAACCACTTTAGTTAAAATACTGCTTGGACTTGAAAAAGCGGACGGCGGAACCGTTGAACTGTTCGAACAGACTCCGACGCTGAACGCCTTCCGCTCGCTCGGCTATATGGCCCAGTCCGACGCGCTCTACAATGAGCTGAGCGCCTATCAGAACCTGGAGTTTTTCGCATCAATCCAGGGCCTTCGCGGCAGAGCCAAGAAACAGCGCATTCTGGAGGTTGCAAAAAACGTCGGGCTGGATAAAGATCTGAAAAAAGGAGTCGCTCAGTTTTCCGGCGGCATGAAGCGGCGTTTGTCGCTGGCCACGGCGCTCGTCCACGAACCGCGGCTTTATCTGCTTGACGAACCGACTGTCGGGCTCGATCCTTTGATCCGCCGCGACATCTGGACACTTTTCCATTTTCTAAGAAGCAAGGGCGCCACCATTATTGTCACCACCCATGTGATGGATGAAGTGGCCCAGTGCGACCGGGTCGGGCTGCTGAGCGACGGGCACCTGATTGCCGAAGGTGCGCCGAAAGATCTGACTGAGCAGTACGGTGTAGAAACCGTAGAAGACGTTTTTCTGGTGAAGGAGAGTGGGAAGCGATGA
- a CDS encoding TetR/AcrR family transcriptional regulator, with the protein MNSNTMDLRVVKTRAAIQSHFLDLLLRKNFNEITVKDIAKAANIGRGTFYLHYVDKFDLLDKVMEEGLSATVDRFQPQSCFEDGKLVPSRLIGLVLTIFEHFRKNERFFRAMLFNEGIPNFRRRMQQRFLRRFYIEIGNMTPVAVGADPITMEILPIFITSGMLGLVGWWFQNNMRISEKDMARKVFQVMAKGPIQTLGFNVENKK; encoded by the coding sequence ATGAATTCCAATACGATGGATCTTCGTGTGGTGAAGACCCGGGCTGCCATCCAGTCCCATTTTCTAGATTTGCTGCTCCGGAAAAATTTTAATGAAATTACGGTTAAAGATATCGCCAAAGCCGCAAATATCGGTCGCGGCACCTTTTATCTGCACTATGTAGACAAGTTCGATTTGCTGGATAAGGTTATGGAAGAAGGTCTGTCGGCGACAGTTGATCGCTTTCAACCTCAAAGTTGTTTTGAAGACGGGAAATTAGTCCCCAGCAGACTTATCGGCCTTGTCCTGACTATATTTGAACATTTCAGGAAAAATGAACGATTCTTCCGGGCGATGCTGTTTAATGAAGGAATTCCGAATTTTCGCAGACGGATGCAGCAGCGTTTTTTGAGAAGGTTCTACATAGAAATTGGTAATATGACGCCGGTAGCTGTCGGTGCCGATCCGATCACCATGGAAATTCTGCCGATCTTCATCACATCGGGTATGCTCGGTCTGGTTGGCTGGTGGTTTCAGAACAACATGCGCATCTCGGAAAAAGATATGGCACGCAAAGTTTTTCAGGTGATGGCCAAAGGTCCGATCCAAACCCTGGGGTTTAATGTAGAAAATAAAAAGTGA
- a CDS encoding fumarylacetoacetate hydrolase family protein → MTEIRNIFCVGRNYALHAKELNNVVPESPMFFFKPTHAVAPADGRTVVLPGDQGAVHYETEWVIHIGRRYARGLSADELIDGMALGVDFTLRDVQSVLKEKGYPWLAAKGFLNSAVLTPFTGFQGIKTCNQTNFSLEINGVQVQNGNIDQMIFDTQALLDFCGTHYGLDKGDILFTGTPAGVGSVSEGDAFTLKWGSEIMGSFTASLTAREN, encoded by the coding sequence TTGACAGAAATCCGGAATATTTTTTGCGTCGGAAGGAATTACGCGCTTCATGCAAAGGAACTGAATAACGTTGTCCCGGAATCGCCGATGTTTTTTTTCAAACCAACTCATGCCGTTGCTCCGGCAGACGGACGTACGGTTGTCCTTCCAGGTGATCAGGGGGCTGTGCACTACGAAACAGAATGGGTGATTCACATTGGCCGCAGATACGCGCGTGGCCTCAGTGCCGACGAGCTGATTGACGGGATGGCGCTCGGCGTTGATTTTACGCTGCGCGATGTACAGAGTGTGCTAAAGGAAAAAGGGTACCCGTGGCTTGCCGCCAAGGGTTTCCTGAATTCGGCTGTGCTGACACCGTTTACCGGTTTTCAGGGAATTAAAACTTGCAACCAAACTAATTTTTCACTGGAAATTAACGGGGTCCAAGTCCAGAACGGCAACATTGACCAGATGATTTTCGATACGCAGGCGCTGTTAGACTTCTGCGGTACGCATTACGGCCTGGATAAAGGCGACATTTTATTCACGGGAACCCCCGCTGGTGTCGGAAGTGTATCTGAAGGCGATGCATTCACGCTGAAGTGGGGATCAGAAATCATGGGATCGTTTACTGCATCGCTCACGGCTCGGGAAAATTGA
- the pdxK gene encoding pyridoxine/pyridoxal/pyridoxamine kinase, whose translation MTGHYKAMTIAGSDASGGAGMQADLKTFQELGVYGMTALTCIVTMDPFHNWSHSVTMLDPDLLRKQLDTIVAGIGIDAMKTGMLGSPEIIRIAAETIEKNNLKAAVIDPVMVCKGAEEELQPELQPENTAAIRELLLPKALVTTPNLYEAAKLAGTSRITTIDQMKEAAVKIVALGAKHALIKGGSRLPDTDKAIDVLYDGKNFEIIASEKVNTPNIHGAGCTYAAAVTAGLAKGKSVLEAVKVAKAFVTAGIRESFSLNEYTGPTDHSAYKRQLIHG comes from the coding sequence ATGACCGGACATTATAAAGCAATGACTATTGCTGGATCCGACGCGAGTGGCGGCGCGGGTATGCAGGCAGATCTGAAAACATTTCAGGAACTCGGTGTGTATGGAATGACTGCACTGACCTGCATCGTCACCATGGACCCATTCCACAACTGGTCCCACTCGGTTACAATGCTTGATCCGGACCTTCTGAGGAAACAGCTGGATACGATCGTGGCCGGGATCGGCATCGATGCCATGAAAACAGGCATGCTCGGATCTCCCGAAATTATCCGCATCGCGGCGGAAACCATTGAGAAAAATAACCTGAAAGCTGCGGTCATTGATCCGGTCATGGTCTGCAAGGGGGCGGAGGAAGAACTGCAGCCGGAATTGCAGCCGGAAAATACGGCGGCAATCCGCGAACTGCTGCTTCCCAAGGCGCTCGTGACCACACCGAATCTATACGAAGCAGCAAAGCTTGCCGGAACGTCCAGGATCACAACTATTGATCAAATGAAAGAAGCAGCCGTAAAAATTGTGGCGCTTGGCGCGAAGCACGCGCTCATTAAGGGTGGCAGCCGCCTTCCTGACACCGACAAAGCGATTGATGTCCTGTATGATGGGAAAAATTTTGAAATCATCGCCAGTGAAAAAGTTAATACACCAAATATCCATGGCGCCGGTTGTACGTATGCAGCAGCCGTCACAGCCGGCCTTGCCAAGGGTAAATCGGTCCTCGAAGCAGTCAAAGTGGCCAAGGCTTTCGTGACCGCCGGAATCCGCGAATCATTCTCACTGAATGAGTATACCGGCCCAACCGATCATAGTGCTTATAAGAGACAGCTGATCCATGGATAA
- the msrA gene encoding peptide-methionine (S)-S-oxide reductase MsrA: MTHKTEKATFAGGCFWCMVHPFDEEPGILGVVSGYTGGTTVNPTYEQVCSGKTGHVEAVEITFDPEIFSYQKLLGLYWQQIDPTDSGGQFHDRGSSYRTAIFYHGEQQRKQAQESKEALESSGRFNKPVVTEIVPAGTFYPAEKDHQDYYRKNPLHYRLYRQGSGRDDYIRKHWQVKKDENELRRKLTPLQYHVTQEKGTESPFENAYWNNREKGIYVDIVSGEPLFSTNDQYDAGCGWPSFTRPLSEGRLTAAADGSHGMVRTEVHSQFGDSHLGHVFEDGPDPDGLRYCINSAALRFIPEKNLETEGYGEYKGLFI; the protein is encoded by the coding sequence ATGACACATAAGACGGAAAAAGCGACATTTGCCGGCGGCTGTTTCTGGTGTATGGTGCATCCTTTTGATGAAGAGCCGGGCATTCTCGGTGTGGTGTCCGGTTATACAGGCGGAACTACTGTAAATCCGACTTATGAGCAGGTTTGTTCCGGAAAGACCGGACATGTGGAAGCCGTGGAAATCACTTTTGATCCGGAGATCTTTTCCTATCAGAAACTGCTTGGTCTCTATTGGCAGCAGATTGATCCGACCGACTCGGGCGGGCAGTTTCATGATCGCGGTTCCTCATACCGGACAGCCATTTTCTATCACGGGGAGCAGCAAAGAAAGCAGGCGCAGGAATCCAAAGAGGCACTTGAAAGCAGCGGTCGATTTAACAAACCTGTCGTGACGGAAATTGTGCCTGCGGGAACCTTTTATCCTGCGGAAAAGGATCATCAGGATTATTATCGAAAAAATCCGCTCCATTACCGTCTGTATCGTCAAGGATCCGGGCGGGATGATTATATCCGTAAGCACTGGCAGGTGAAGAAGGATGAAAACGAACTGCGCCGGAAACTGACTCCTCTCCAATATCACGTTACTCAGGAAAAAGGCACAGAGTCCCCGTTTGAAAATGCATACTGGAATAACCGGGAAAAAGGCATCTACGTGGACATCGTTTCCGGAGAACCTCTGTTTTCGACCAATGACCAGTATGACGCAGGCTGCGGTTGGCCGAGTTTTACCCGGCCTCTAAGTGAAGGACGTCTGACAGCTGCAGCAGACGGCAGCCATGGAATGGTCCGGACAGAAGTACACAGCCAATTCGGCGACTCTCACCTGGGCCATGTTTTTGAAGACGGTCCGGATCCCGATGGTCTGCGCTACTGCATTAATTCGGCTGCACTTCGCTTCATCCCGGAAAAAAATCTCGAAACGGAGGGGTATGGTGAATACAAAGGTCTTTTTATTTGA
- a CDS encoding EAL domain-containing protein translates to MMFLTPETLPIIAAAAAAILCIVSLWIFLYIRAWRSKEDRQEMIRQLADELSEGAFILKNDRFIYVNSSLCTLMGYTPSLFRKMKWQDIASIQNSEKTADTLRQIGEGQEKDFSGKLIGVKSDGSKILLDVALHRLKSSPVSDGILYAGTVSVGVKPVSHTAITDNGEEQTADALTQLPGNIALRNQMLHEILDGGALSFALVFVDVDSLNRVNDTIGREAGDQLLIAAAKRLRACEGDRVYRYKGDEYAILLRDVSREEVVQHIERIIREFAEPLQLYGMPWYESVTMGASFYPDDADNGNQIIECTKAAIHYAKKVSKGKYQIFNPSIGRRLKSQLELEMDLRHALSRGEITMYYQPQVDLSTGTLVGTEALMRWIHPQRGVISPGVFIPLAEEIGVIKEIGEWALKTACRQTKQWNERGCSFRVSVNLSPKQLFQDNLIEMVRSILQKSGLAAEYLQLEITETANADLVMMAKKLSEIRKLGIGISIDDFGTGYNSMNYLKELPLTQLKIDQSFIRKDYDNRHNMALIRTIVALADELKLQVVAEGVETHEHIRFLKTVRCDLAQGYLFGRPMSAANLLGQLPAINEQINQMVLSGV, encoded by the coding sequence ATGATGTTTCTGACTCCTGAGACACTCCCGATAATTGCGGCAGCTGCGGCAGCAATTCTTTGCATTGTATCGCTGTGGATTTTTCTTTATATCAGAGCCTGGCGCTCCAAAGAAGACAGGCAGGAGATGATCCGACAGCTGGCAGATGAATTGTCTGAAGGAGCATTTATACTAAAAAATGATAGATTTATATACGTGAATTCCAGTTTATGTACTTTGATGGGATACACGCCCAGCCTGTTCAGAAAAATGAAATGGCAGGATATTGCTTCAATTCAAAATTCTGAAAAAACAGCGGATACGCTGAGACAGATCGGGGAAGGGCAAGAGAAAGACTTTTCCGGCAAATTAATTGGTGTTAAAAGCGATGGTTCAAAAATTCTTTTAGATGTAGCGTTACACAGGCTGAAAAGCAGTCCTGTGAGCGACGGCATTTTATACGCGGGAACGGTAAGCGTCGGTGTTAAGCCGGTCAGTCATACGGCTATAACGGACAATGGGGAAGAGCAGACTGCTGATGCACTGACCCAGCTTCCTGGAAACATTGCTCTGCGCAACCAGATGCTTCATGAGATACTGGATGGAGGGGCCCTCTCTTTCGCTTTGGTATTTGTCGATGTGGACAGTCTAAACCGGGTGAATGATACGATTGGGCGCGAAGCGGGAGACCAGCTCCTGATTGCGGCTGCAAAACGGCTGCGGGCCTGCGAAGGCGACCGTGTTTATCGTTATAAAGGTGACGAATACGCCATTCTCCTGAGAGATGTGTCGCGTGAGGAGGTTGTTCAGCATATTGAGCGGATCATCCGGGAATTTGCGGAACCATTGCAGCTGTATGGCATGCCCTGGTATGAATCAGTGACAATGGGTGCCAGCTTTTACCCGGATGATGCAGATAACGGGAATCAGATCATTGAGTGTACGAAAGCGGCGATCCATTATGCCAAAAAAGTCAGCAAAGGCAAATATCAGATCTTCAACCCGAGCATTGGCCGGAGGCTCAAGAGCCAACTCGAACTTGAAATGGATTTGCGCCATGCGCTGAGCCGCGGGGAGATCACGATGTATTATCAGCCGCAAGTGGACTTGAGTACGGGTACGCTGGTTGGGACGGAAGCTCTGATGCGCTGGATACATCCACAGCGCGGTGTGATCTCGCCCGGGGTGTTTATTCCTCTGGCAGAAGAAATTGGCGTGATTAAAGAAATCGGAGAATGGGCGCTGAAAACAGCGTGCAGGCAGACCAAACAATGGAACGAGAGAGGCTGTTCATTTCGAGTATCAGTGAATCTGTCTCCCAAGCAGCTGTTTCAAGATAACTTGATTGAAATGGTTCGGTCGATTCTTCAGAAAAGCGGGCTTGCAGCAGAATACCTGCAGTTGGAAATTACCGAGACTGCGAATGCCGATCTGGTCATGATGGCAAAGAAATTAAGCGAAATTCGAAAACTCGGAATCGGCATCAGTATCGACGACTTCGGGACCGGATATAACTCAATGAACTATCTTAAGGAACTCCCGCTGACTCAGCTGAAGATTGACCAGTCTTTTATCCGTAAAGACTATGATAATCGTCACAACATGGCGCTAATCCGCACTATTGTGGCACTTGCCGATGAACTGAAGCTTCAGGTTGTTGCCGAAGGCGTGGAAACCCATGAACATATCCGTTTTCTGAAAACGGTACGCTGCGATCTGGCACAAGGTTACCTGTTCGGGCGCCCGATGTCTGCCGCGAACTTACTGGGACAGTTGCCGGCTATTAATGAACAAATTAACCAGATGGTACTCAGCGGCGTATAA